Proteins found in one Arthrobacter pascens genomic segment:
- a CDS encoding YciI family protein: MTKYLISFPSEAMVLTDEEFPIVFAESHAVIEEAKAAGVYVFGGGIEEEVDPVLVSADGSVSTEVYPGSELKGGFTVLELPTREDAVEWARKIAVACRCSQELREFGYDPAS, translated from the coding sequence ATGACCAAATACCTCATTTCCTTCCCGAGCGAAGCCATGGTGCTCACCGACGAGGAGTTCCCGATCGTCTTCGCCGAATCCCACGCTGTGATCGAGGAGGCGAAGGCAGCCGGCGTCTACGTATTCGGCGGTGGGATCGAGGAGGAAGTCGATCCCGTGCTGGTCTCCGCCGACGGGTCGGTGAGCACCGAGGTCTATCCGGGCTCCGAACTCAAGGGTGGGTTCACGGTGCTGGAGCTGCCGACCCGCGAGGACGCGGTCGAGTGGGCAAGGAAGATCGCGGTGGCCTGCCGTTGCTCGCAGGAGCTCCGCGAGTTCGGCTACGACCCGGCTAGCTAG